The genomic stretch TCGTATCTCCCTATCTATCTCTGGTCGATTCGTTAGTCCAGACCGTCTCATAGGGTACGGTTATAACAGGCAAacccatttaaatatataaataatcagagTGAGCTACTCTAGCGTTCATGCTGGCCAAGCGTGGGGCTCAGAGTCGCGCCGTGATTCACGCACTAAGTGGGGAGCGAccgtaaaagtaaagtaagaacATGGGGCGAGGCGGAGCTGTCTCTAGTTTCAACTCTCGGCGCCGTTCAGCGTGTCTTTCAGGTCCTTGAGCACGGCCGCTTGCTCGTCGCTCTCGCTCTTCTCCTTCACACTCGCCTCGGCTAGGCCCGGTATAGGCAAGTCTTTCAACTGTCTTTTTTCAATCTCCGCTTTGAACTGTTCTATGTCTTGAGGGCTGAAATCAATAatacgatttttaaaatattaaatcttcgCTTTCACAATACTTTCGTCGTCATACGTATACCAAAGTATATGACGACGTTCAAGTTACGTTTCTAAAAGCTAAATTCCAAAGTAAATATAAGAATCGTCaacaacataacattttatttttatattattttcgacccaaaaacattttatttcagtcaaGTAAATTCAaccgagagctgagatggccccgtggagagctgagatggccccgtggttagaacgcgtgcatcttaaccgatgattgcgggttcaaacccaggcaagcaccactatatatatgtgcttaattgtgtttataattcatctcgggctcggcggtgaaggaaaacatcgtgaggaaacctgcatgtgtctaatttcatcgaaattctgccacatgtgcattccaccaacaggaacagcgtggtggaatatgttccaaaaccctctccttaatggaagaggaggccttatctcagcagtgggaaatttacaggctgttactttactttactttacttttaaattcaaCCGAAAAACGCCGAGTAGATTATATTTACCTTATCTGCACGAATAGGATGCCGTTGATGAGGTTGAGCATGTCGATAACGGAGGCCATGGCGGGCGGCTGGATGTGCAGCGGCGCGGGGTGGTGGTGTCCGCGCGCGTAGGCCTCCGCCAGCCGCTTCTGCAGCACCACCGCCTGCTGCGTCAGGTGGCGCAGGCACTCTGACGACTCGCGGGTCTTTTCGTGTTTCTCGCCCAGCTGTATTCATAAACAtgcgtaatttattatttttaatttgccaGACAACTGGTTCAGGTCGAGTGGAATAGAGCCATCTTAAACCAcgtcaaatatcaaaatagttCATTTAGTCTGTTATTACAGTACCGTAATAACAGACTAAATGAACTATTTTTGAATGTGTTCGCATTAATCTATTATGTCTATAAGAGTCTCAATGGCCGACTTGGAGACGAGAAATACACAAGCAAAACAAATCGCAAGAAGGAGCGTTGGGTGTCCTTTATTAGCATCATAtacggtgtaactacaggcacaagggacataacatcttagttcccaaggttggtggcactttgacgatgtaaggaatagttaataattcttacagcgttaatgtctatgcgcgatggtgaccacttaccatcaggtggcccatatgctcgtccgccaacctataccataaaaaaaaaaaaaaaaaaacatacagcaGGCATGAGCTAGAGCACACGGCACGTACCAGCTGCTTGTAGATGGAGTAGGTCTCCTTCTCGTGCTGCAGCGCGGCGCGGAAGTCGCCGAGGCAGGAGAGCGTGCGCGCCAGCAGGTGTCGCGCCACGGCCGCCTTGAGCGAGCGCGCGCCGTGCGTGGCGCCCGTCACGCGCAGCCCGCGCTCCGCGAAGCGCAGCGACAGCTCGTACTCGCCCACCGCGTGCAGGATCAGCGCGATGTTGCTCTgccgcacgcacacacacacacagcgtTAGCGCTCCGTTACACTCATACCATTCATTTGACATTTcatactgattaaaaaaaaaaagtaacagcctgtaaattcccactgctgggctaaaaaggcctcctctccctttttaaggggaaggtttggaacatattccaccacgctgttccaatgcgggttggtggaatacacatgtggcagaatttctatgaaatttgtcacatgcaggtttcctcacgatgttttccttcaccgctgagcacgagatgaattataaagacaaattaagcacatgaatcagcggtgcttgcctgggtttgaacccgcaatcatcggttaagatgcacgcgttctaaccactgggccatctctgctctcacatcatatcatatcatactGATTGACAAGTTTAATATCACGGTGGCAGGTTAATGAACCAGATATTTACTTCTAATTTTgcccgttttttttttgtgcaataaaaataatactaatgtaGAAGAGTAACTGGATCATTCGACCATTTAgagttaattcaattaaaatcaattcgGTCATCATTGTCATCATAGCATATAAATAGCTAAAACTTAATTGaagttatttttcaaaattgtcTACAGTACCtccaatatgtaataaaaatgacatttaaaactagttactgaattatatttattacttccCTTTTTCCAATTCGAAACCTGGGTTGGTTTCGAATTGGAAAAAGGGAAGTAATTTTGAACTGATAAGTAGTAGATAAGTACTTACATCCAATAAAGCCATCTCTGGATGATTTTCACCACATACTAGAAGAGCGAGGTAGCGAGCACGATACAGCAATTTCAGGGCAGTGCTAACTTGTCCGTTAGCGAAGCAGTAAAGCGCCAAATGTgactaaaaaaaatagtaatcatgaaataaatgtatattcaatAACTCTTATACAAGTGTCTATATAAAAAATCGCTTTACATCACGttaaattcatttttgtatAGTTACTAGACgcgttttattgttttcttttctatatttcaatataaaacgatttgattataaaatgttattttacatggtatcttaatatttattttgtgtctTGATGAAATTGCttcatcaaaaaattaaaaataaatttaatataatttcgatTTTCCAACAATCAATCCAAATTGTTACCAATTTCAAAGGCCACtaaaatagaaacatttaatcacatttaaaaattgtatttaaatatgaacaaaattcagaaaaattatatgtgtattgaTTTAAACTCACATATTCCGTAATAGTGTAGGGATGATCGATCCCATTGACCCTCTCGGACATGAGAACGGCCTTCTGCTGGTAGGCCATGGCGTCCCTGTGCTCGCCCGTCACATAGCACAGACGAGCCACCATGCGGAGGCACTGAGCGATTTCCCCGTGCATGGCGCCGTACACGTTGTTTAGGAGATTGAGAGCCTCTGCTATCAACTCGTGACCCTCGGACACCGCGCCGGCTTGGATTTTATTTTGACCCGTTGTGTAGAAATTGTATGCGTCAGATGCCTGAAACATTAACATcagttattatttgtaaatcgaTATATAAACTCAAACAAAAAAGTACgcgtataaaatattcttacccTAGGATTGATATGTTTGACAACTgggaatatattcataatatctGATCCTGAGAATGTTGTcttatttttactttcaaaatcGTACTCTCGCAACAATACTTGTAACCCAACCTTTAAAGCGAATGACCTGAAATgagcaaaatataaatatatatcattttagaGTTTTTGGgagatataaagaaaataaacagtTACAACTTAACTTACCTTAAAAGTGATATTTTTTGAAGGGCATGTTTTTCAATCACAACATCCATGCCTTCTGCGTTGAGTTCATAGCCCCAGTAGGCCTGAAGaagtaatcattaaataaaattacaattatcattttaatgaaataaaaaatgttatgttataacaaaacaaatttcaagTTATTCGCTTTATTAACCAACCTTGAGTTCCTGTTTGATTTGTGCGAACAGCGCCTTCGGAGTGAGGTTCTGCCAGTCTGGCGAGGGCGGCGGGGAGGAGGGCGAGGTGTGATGTGTTTTCTTGGCCCTGCGGCCTCTCGACCGCGGTCCCGCCTTCGCCGGAGCTTCGGCGACACTAGCAGCGGGGTTTTGGCAAGCTCCGAGGAAACAATTTAGGAAGTGTGCAACCGCAGCACCCGTGCACATGGCCTCGCAACcctaataacaataaaagtaaagtaacagcctgtaaattcccactgctgggctaaaggcctcctctcctttttaaggggaaggtttggaacatattccaccacgctgttccaatgcgggttggtggaatacacatgtggcagaatttgtatgaaatttgtcacatgcaggtttcctcacgatgttttccttcaccgctgagcacgagatgaattataaagacaaattaagcacatgaatcagcggtgcttgcctgggtttgaacccgccatcatcggttaagatctgggccatctctgttcttaataacaataatacgaTTATATCATCTATAACTGcatctgaaaatatttattccaaatttaaggaaataatttttaCACTCAACAAAGCATAAAATGGTTACAAATCAACCGCAGACATCGTATGAGTTAGAGCAAAATTGATCATAGATAAGTACGGCACCTGCAGATAGGGCGTGTAGACGTGCTTGGCGGCGCGCAGCAGCAGCTCGGCCACGGCGATGGAGTGCAGGTAGGCGAGGCTGGCGTGCGGCTGCAGCGCGGCGGCCACGCGGCCCAGGTAGCGCACGTTGATGCCGCGCGCGTGCAGCGCCTCCGTCAGCCCCGCGCCGTCCATGGGCGCTGACGTGTGCTCCAGGCACTCGCGCAcctgcgcacgcgcacacacgcacatTCACTTCATTGTTGAATTTATTTACGGAAACGTCACACTGAATATTTTGCTTTCATGAATATGTGCTAAAACTTTGTGTCATTTAAGAACGTTTCACGCGGTCGGTGatgtattaaaatttgacaagttaaattttcaatgaaGGAAAGTCTAGAGagccaatataaatataaagtgagaaaacaaattcattttaaaaactaatattataaatgcgaaagttgcTCTTTCATGGTAAAGCCGCCGTAGTAACCgggtttcattgaatttaagTTAGTTTAACATCCAAAGAAGGtctatcatttattttagaCCAAACACCTGACGACCAACCCTTAAAACGCAAGTAAATCCGCGGGCGACATCACGCGTCATATCAAACTTAAAAATTGATAAAGAGATATATTTTTGGAGATTTCATTGTAATTACAAGATATCATCTAACTCATCCTcaatttcgatttttattttatctcgaataaatcatatatttttaatagcaaaGAAGAAATATAGGCCGATAAAAGTGCGCTAAGAAACTGTGCAGTTCTTACGAAGGCAGGAATTTGCGTGGTGAGCAAGAAGGCTGCCGCTTCTTTGACGAGGTGGCGCTGCTTAGCCAGCTGCTCCGGAGTGGCGGCGTGCTTGATGCCCGCCGAGTACACGTCCGGGTTGAACCGGACGTCGAACTCCGACTCCTTGAGCGACGCcaccgcgcgcgccgccgccgccaccACTGCCCGAGAACGCTCACCGGCTGAAAATACCCTCATATATTTAGTTCATAAAACACATTTCAGTTGCGTTGCATgcgtaaataagaaaaaaatccgTTCCAATTTTCGAAGTTAATGATCTTTTACAgtaagatggcaatatagtaaTTGAGTATCAATATTAGTTAGTAGTCTAACTCCTTTAATCTGCTGTGAAGATGAGCCTTCTTGTGAGGGATGATTAATGAGGGTTCCACTAAAGTTAGAGTGACTAAAGTGATTCCTAAAATACAGTATcggttacataaaaaaatcgttattattgtttttttttatgttataggtaggcggacgagcatatgggccacctgatggtaagtggtcaccatcacccatagacaataacgctgtaagaaatattaaatattccttacatcgtcaatgtgccaccatccttgggaactaagatgttatgtcccttgtgcctgtagttacactggctcactcacccttcagaccggaacacaacaatactgagtactgttatttggcggtagaataactgatgagtgggtggtacctacccagacgggcttgcacaaagccctaccatcaagtcaTTGTTATGATCTATAAggactttattaataaataattgagtaGGCACTCACAATCATTTTCCGGCTTGTCGCCGCTGCATATCGAGTCCGTTATGCTTTCCACTATTTTCTTCGCGACATCGGTGTCGATTTCGGAATAGTTTTCGTTGAGCAATATTTCATCATCTTTCTCCTTCGTCTCCGCACTCCCGGCTGCGTCCGTTTCCTTGGCTTCCGCTTTTTTGGCAGTGTCTAGCTTCTCTTTCTTTTGTTTCTTATCCTTAGTTTCCTTCTCTTGGCTTTTATTATCCCTCTTAGTTTCTTTTTCAGTCTCTTTAGcctcttttttatcattttctttGTTAGCTTCAATCGATTTTTGTTCTGAAGTCTTGCGCTGTCGTTTCGCACTTAACTGTTGTAGGTGGAATGCAGCGTAGCGTATGAACATAAAGTAACGTGCCCTAGACAaaaatttatagattataagtattttcattGCCGAAAAAACTAatactcataaaatatatactcatatttgcttataaaattacttactcAACAAAACTATCAACTAATTCCTGTCTAAGGCAACACAATTTGTGCTTATGTATAATAGGGAAGCCCATTGACTTGATATCTTCCCTTAAATCATCATCGTCCACTGGAAAAGAAAATGAAtagtttttacattaatataaattattttcatcgcAAACATATTTTCTGTatgtaagcaaaaaaaaatactatatttttgtaacaataaatatgagttatgtaaatgaattaataactcACATTGCAGGAAATTAACATCTGGAGGAAATGTGCGCAAAAGGTCCAGAATATAGTGTCTGCCATCGTTGCCGATAATGCCTTTACACTCAACGCTGGAGCACAGCTCCACCGTTTCTCCATTCGCACTCACAACTGAGTGAGGCATTATCTTCAGCTGCTGCCCGGCTTTGCTTAACTAGAAAAAACATTAAAGGACGTTTTAGAGCATTGTCTATAAAACttaagttaaatacattttgttttaatattttattcccagcccatatatttaaaagtaatataaaaatagagtcatgcaatcaaattaaaacactatatttatttttctttttacaattGAATGCCGGGTAATGCACTATGGTGCCCTGCCAAATAATTCGTACATCTTCTAATGTGCGTCATCTCGATACGATATGATACATTGTActttataattgcatttaattatagAAGCGCAACTACATAAACGAATGGacgaaccttaaaaaaaaattgtttcggGCTACTCCTTCCATTGCTGGTTAAAAGTATTACATAACATTGTGTTCAGAGCTTATATAGCTGAATGAAACTTTGTGTTCAGAGCTTATATAGCTGAATGAAACATTGTGTTCAGAGCTTATATAGCTGAATGAAAATTTGTGTTCAGAGCTTATATAGCTGAATGAAACTTTGTGTTCAGAGCTTATATAGCTGAATGAAACTTTGTGTTCAGAGCTTATATAGCTGAATGAAACTTTGTGTTCAGAGCTTATATAGCTGAATGAAACTTTGTGTTCAGAGCTTATATAGCTGAATGAAACTTTGTGTTCAGAGCTTATATAGCTGAATGAAACTTTGTGTTCAGAGCTTATATAGCTGAATGAAACTTTGTGTTCAGAGCTTATATAGCTGAATGAAACATTGTGTTCAGAGCTTATATAGCTGAATGAAACTTTGTGTTCAGAGCTTATATAGCTGAATGAAACTTTGTGTTCAGAGCTTATATAGCTGAATGAAACTTTGTGTTCAGAGCTTATATAGCTGAATGAAACTTTGTGTTCATAGCTTATATAGCTGAATGAAACTTTGTGTTCAGAGCTTATATAGCTCTATGTTATCGAGAAGAAAGGTAATAAACTCGCATGCGGACTCACCAGCTCCATATACTTGGGGTGCGAGAGCACGGTGGTCCCGAAGTCGATGCTGCCGTAGACGACGCTCTGCTCCTGCTCCTTCTCCAGGATCCCGGGGATGATGGACTGCGCCGTGACGCGGTAGCCGCGGTAGTCCACCACCACCGTGCCCAGCGTGTGCAGGCCGGCCGTGTCCACCGCGCTGTACACGCGCACGCCTTGCAGGTCGTTGCGCTGCGGGCACGATCACGTCTACACATTCTACTCAATCAAAGCCTACATGGAATATACTCATTTTAAGACTAAAGGAGCGCCTCGGTTTTTGGTTGGATCCACAAATTAAAGCAATCTATTTAAGAGTTTACAGcatagaaaatgtaaaaaacataagttttttttttatggtataggttggcggacgagcatatgggccacctgatggtaagtggtcaccatcacccatagacaatgacgctgtgagaaatattaactattccttacatcgtcactgcgccactaaccttgggaactaagttgttatgtcccttgtgcctgcagttacactggctcactcacccttcaaaccggaacacaacaatactgagtactgttatttggcggtagaataactgatgagtgggtggtacctacccaggcgg from Vanessa cardui chromosome 12, ilVanCard2.1, whole genome shotgun sequence encodes the following:
- the LOC124534119 gene encoding clustered mitochondria protein homolog is translated as MALGSEVNDDNTTKQSTQKVKKCPVTSSISEKSGGENVNKAAKSEKGNKTKKEMSASLKAVTCSNGHASTPNGRADDEGGGGNGTLPRVSYAAAARKAPSPQTNNSPPQFPQNTDCPKSKTSSEKSLQSKSGNSTTQVNGERSLSSDDDNNKDKTSTKEPIINGTENVNVVNGDPKNVSDCDISSSDNTKIVSNGINSDSDEINDIILTPELPIKVIDSKTVGNKKKDKKKNNSLEKNKEVEKKMSKVENMTEDKKDDKIVKKSENETDKAKDDTNAVVNGDKDRESSPSEDGDEKKRDAEVVFIQDMGFTVKIVSPRAEPLDIQVSSMELVQEIHQVLMDREDTCHRTCFSLQLDGVTLDNFAELKNIEGLKEGSVIKVVEEPYTMREARIHVRHVRDLLKSIDYVDAYAGQECSSLAFLNVITQGDILEKKKSRPESVDCTPPDYIMPGSTERPLLSLHPGLTKENKAPQCLKVLTTSGWNPPPGPRKMCGDLLYLHVVTLEDRHFHITACPRGFYLNQSTEEVFNPRPFNPSLLCHSLIELLSIVSPAFKRNFALVQKRRMQKHPFERVATPYQVYQWASPMLDHTVDAIRAEDTFSSKLGYEEHIPGQTRDWNEELQTTRELPRATLPERLLRERAIFKVHSDFVAAATRGAMAVVDGNVMAINPGEEPKMQMFIWNNIFFSLGFDVRDHYKDLGGDAAAFVAPRNDLQGVRVYSAVDTAGLHTLGTVVVDYRGYRVTAQSIIPGILEKEQEQSVVYGSIDFGTTVLSHPKYMELLSKAGQQLKIMPHSVVSANGETVELCSSVECKGIIGNDGRHYILDLLRTFPPDVNFLQLDDDDLREDIKSMGFPIIHKHKLCCLRQELVDSFVEARYFMFIRYAAFHLQQLSAKRQRKTSEQKSIEANKENDKKEAKETEKETKRDNKSQEKETKDKKQKKEKLDTAKKAEAKETDAAGSAETKEKDDEILLNENYSEIDTDVAKKIVESITDSICSGDKPENDSGERSRAVVAAAARAVASLKESEFDVRFNPDVYSAGIKHAATPEQLAKQRHLVKEAAAFLLTTQIPAFVRECLEHTSAPMDGAGLTEALHARGINVRYLGRVAAALQPHASLAYLHSIAVAELLLRAAKHVYTPYLQGCEAMCTGAAVAHFLNCFLGACQNPAASVAEAPAKAGPRSRGRRAKKTHHTSPSSPPPSPDWQNLTPKALFAQIKQELKAYWGYELNAEGMDVVIEKHALQKISLLRSFALKVGLQVLLREYDFESKNKTTFSGSDIMNIFPVVKHINPRASDAYNFYTTGQNKIQAGAVSEGHELIAEALNLLNNVYGAMHGEIAQCLRMVARLCYVTGEHRDAMAYQQKAVLMSERVNGIDHPYTITEYSHLALYCFANGQVSTALKLLYRARYLALLVCGENHPEMALLDSNIALILHAVGEYELSLRFAERGLRVTGATHGARSLKAAVARHLLARTLSCLGDFRAALQHEKETYSIYKQLLGEKHEKTRESSECLRHLTQQAVVLQKRLAEAYARGHHHPAPLHIQPPAMASVIDMLNLINGILFVQISPQDIEQFKAEIEKRQLKDLPIPGLAEASVKEKSESDEQAAVLKDLKDTLNGAES